Part of the Temnothorax longispinosus isolate EJ_2023e unplaced genomic scaffold, Tlon_JGU_v1 HiC_scaffold_206, whole genome shotgun sequence genome is shown below.
cagaaaagaatttgttgttCGTTTAAATTTGCTACTGGCGTATTGtttgaatttgttgctctcgaTATATCCGAGttttgaatttgttgcttgcaaaataagtataaacaatagcggaaaacATCTCAGCATGAAATTCAGACAATACGTcagtaccaaatttaaacgagcagCAAATCCTTTTCTGATACCTTACGCTTATAATTATAGCTACACGCTGAGGTTTTTcgctattgtttatacttattttgcaagcaacaaatttggAACTTAAATATATCGAGAGCAACAAGATCGGACAATATGCCAGtagcaaatttaaacgagcaacaaatttttttctgatactttactcttgtaactagctgcacgctgaggttttccgctattgtttatacttatttgcaagcaacaaattcggaacttgaatatatcgagagcaacaaattcagacaatacgccagtagcaaatttaaacgagcaacaaattcttttctgatactttaccCTTATGACTATCCGCACGCTGTTTTCCGCTGTTATTTACACTTGTGttgcgagcaacaaattagcaacaaataaggtcaaagccaactttgaattaaacgccgtcacaggccacataattacaataattgttaccgattacaataaatcctaatctgagttgcagctgacggaggtgctaatttcgtgcattttctgtatattttaaaaggttcTTGGCGCAACACCGATCTCTACTTCCATTTAATATCGGACATGACAATTTCCGACGTTGAGCATGGCTGATACCAGGATCATACAGAGGGGACTgccccttttaaaatatacagaaaatgcacgaaattagcatcTCCGCCAGCTGCAActcagatcaggatttattgtaatcggtaacaattattgtaattatgtggcctgtgacagcgtttaattcgaagttggctttgaccttatttcttttgcgtgtcgtaatcgttccatcggcgatgactataattttcagtgttgATAATGTAAACTCTaacagttataattatttttatttatattacttgtaagtttgaatgtaatgcCCTGAGGAAGACCAAGTACGTCGAAACGTTgactcgataattataattcaaaatgtatatatatctagctttttattaatactttaatattgctCGGAATATCGGTCGTAACATTActtagcttttaattttagtattttatttacttactcAGGTAGCAAGCACTCGTCATTTTAACGTCAATTAACGTCAAgagacgtcaaaatgacagacttttgacgtcaattgacgtcaaaatgacgagctttgctacctgggtataaataagatactgaaaataatacgacatcgtaaaaattataaaatatcgcgaaataatttttcatatgcaatagaataattataggtaattatgttgtaattataattatcatatgatctataattatattattccagtAAACACATACTTAGTCGGTGGAATAATAGTTGCAGATGCAcaatgcaattataattacataatcacctatgattgttatattgtatgtaatacgtattaattgtgtgcatcaaattgtattaaaaatgtttttttaatcaaatgcacGCGCGAGCAATACAGCGTGACTAACCATTTTTACGCGTTCGCGGTTCTGTATTTGAACCTTTTATCGACCGTGACGGTAACGTAGCGCGTTCGCCTGCACCGCTCTGCACCGTAGCTCACCGGGTAACGGAACTCATTTATGCTCTCCacgtacaaataaaaataaatatatagaaaaacttaataatatttaatgaatgcaggttttaatgattatagttgcaagattcaaaaaatttcttcaaatacttaatttattcattagtTATGAACGGGGATAGTTTCGCCCCGGAGGCAAGATTTGCGatactcgaaggaccagaggggggTTGTCGATTTCTCCTCGCGACGATCAAATGTTTAACGCGAAAGCAGAAACGCATGCAACGAAATATTGagcgaagcgactcaccgtgtcGGCCGTCGTCCCCGTGATTCCACCAGTCCTCGTCCTGTCCCCTGAACTTGGCCGCTCCGTGGGTCTCGTTCGGCATGCGATGGCAAAACTCGTGCAAGCAAGCAAAACGGTGGAGAGCAAGCGGTAGAGCAGGCAGGAAAAGGCAGTTGGAGACGTGCGCACTCCCGGTTGAGCAAAGCGGCAAAAAGCGATTTCGAGATGCGTTCTGCCCGGCGAACGtgtgccgtaagacggctcttagaatatgtgtgtgtgccgcACGGCGGCTTGACAAAAAATTCTGATGAGAGGTGTGTCCTCTCCGACTATTTGACGATGAGTGTCTGCCGTAAGACGGCTGTCCAAAATGTGTTTGCCGTAAGACGGCTGGATTGCTAATGCTCTGTCCCCGCGGTCCTGGAACATGTCGCTGCGGGCGAGTAGTTGTTCCTTTTCCGGGGGGGTGGACACCGTCGGCGGATGGGCGATGGCAGCACCGACAGGTGAGTCGCATGATTTGGCtgatcgcgatccgccgacgtttcgcgcgagaattACAAACGACTTATGCAACTAAGTATGAACGATATGACTACATGAACATAAAGTAACTACACTATTTACAAGGCGATACGCCGAACATACCGCCCACCAAAATACGACGTATTTTCTACGCTTGAACAGATTCCTCTGGCGAAGCGTCCATCGGCAGTGGGCACAACTTCACCAGAGGACGGGTAAGCACGCCATCCGCCGTCCGCACCGTAGCGACCCGAGCGACGCCGTCACGGCCCGGGTGCAGTTCCACGATTCGCCCTCGCCTCCATTGCAAGGGAGGGGCGTTTTCGCCCTTTACCAGGACCAATGTGTCCTTTCTTACCGTAGGTGCCGATTGCAACCACTTCTGTCGTTGTTGGAGGGTGTGCAGGTACTCGTCATGCCACCTCTTCCAGAACTGCTGGTGCATGTGTTGCACCATTTGCCACCGATCGAGTCTGCTCATCGGGCACCGGGTTCAGGTCAGGGTATGGAACCGCCACGAGAGGCTCCAGGGTGAGGAAATGCCCCGGGGAGAGCACCCCGAGGTCGCTGGGATCTGAACTGGTGGGACAGAGGGGTCTGGAGTTCAGGATACCTTCTACTTGGGTTACGAGAGTACTGAACTCCTCCACGGTGAGGATCTGTGTCCCCACTACTCGCTTCAAGTGGGTCTTCATCGATTTGACCCGGCTTCCCAAAGACCACCGAAATGCGGCGCCGAGGGGGGGTTGAAGGCCCACTGGATTTGCTCCCGTTCCGAGGCGGCCTGCATGCAGCCGACGAGCTCTCGCTGAGCTCCAACAAAGTTGGTGCCGCAGTCGCTGTATATTCGCGAGCAACGGCCGCGTCTAGCGATGAAGCGCCTCAGGGCTGACAGGAACGATTCTGTAGATAGAGAAAAGGCGAGCTCTAGGTGGACTGCCTTGGTTGCGAAGCAGACAAAAAGGCACACGTAGGCCTTGAACGGAGTTGCTCCGCGGGAACGACGATTGTAGACTGGAAATGGCCCAGCGTAGTCTACTCCGGTTACCGAAAAGGGCTTAGCCTGACGTACTCGGTCTAACGGTAGGTCCGCCATGGGCGGTTGCATCGGGCGTGGATTCGCCCTGAAGCACCGATAGCAGCGCGATAGGCAGCGTTTGATGGCCTGATGGGCCCCCAGGATCCAGAAGTTTTGTGACAGGATATAATGTAACGATCGACGTCCCGGATGCAGATGTAGGCGGTGGGTGCGCTCTACTATAAGTTCCGTGAGTCGATGTCGGTTAGGCAGCAATGCCGGGTGTTTAGCCTCGTATGAGATGGCGGAATGGGTGAGCCTGCCGCCCACCTTGAGGACTCCGCGACCATC
Proteins encoded:
- the LOC139823894 gene encoding uncharacterized protein, whose product is MIIRMLIAKSKVAPLKAITLPRLELSAAVLLSDLLEGLFPQELVDHPLWWTGPAWLVEFEPTQETTLEAEDLPEEEENSRAFVSTNPADDVDSITVVDSLLDRFSSLDKLVRVFAYCLRFATKTRSNALTLVVDQIEFHLTLLYLVKFVQSRCFAEDISSLRRNQSCSKPLRKLAPFLDGRGVLKVGGRLTHSAISYEAKHPALLPNRHRLTELIVERTHRLHLHPGRRSLHYILSQNFWILGAHQAIKRCLSRCYRCFRANPRPMQPPMADLPLDRVRQAKPFSVTGVDYAGPFPVYNRRSRGATPFKAYVCLFVCFATKAVHLELAFSLSTESFLSALRRFIARRGRCSRIYSDCGTNFVGAQRELVGCMQAASEREQIQWAFNPPSAPHFGGLWEAGSNR